From the genome of Vibrio gangliei, one region includes:
- a CDS encoding succinylglutamate desuccinylase, with translation MTHQHYQSENPLLQELLDKGLIYTSLHHLTWPQQTLTLDNGLIVRFYYRGMLSISPQKYAKESGATVISVGIHGDETGPIELVDRLVDQVLHGKVTLSHPCLFIFAHPDATAKKVRFIEHNLNQMFEMSSMPVQGLESMIAAKIKDVVELFYERAAPQNRWHLDLHCSSQPSQYPVFAIRPATRHLSHSDDEQLMAFARQADIQAFLQCQQPNFTFSWFTGEYCQAKSLTIELGQLRALGENDLSEFHEFSSGVESLLARSLVPNFGENRKQPMAIYNVVEELRKQSDDLVFTATQALINFEPLYFNQEYAIQNGLPLICESGRHALVFANPDVEIGQRAALLVERIS, from the coding sequence ATGACCCATCAGCATTATCAAAGTGAAAACCCGTTATTACAGGAGCTACTGGATAAAGGGTTGATATATACATCACTTCACCACCTCACTTGGCCACAACAAACCTTGACCTTGGATAACGGGCTGATCGTCCGCTTTTATTACCGAGGTATGTTGAGTATCTCACCTCAGAAATATGCCAAAGAAAGTGGAGCGACGGTTATTTCTGTTGGGATTCATGGCGATGAGACCGGGCCGATTGAATTAGTGGATCGGCTAGTCGATCAAGTGCTTCATGGTAAGGTGACATTGTCACATCCTTGCTTGTTCATCTTTGCCCATCCAGATGCGACCGCTAAAAAAGTTAGATTTATTGAGCACAACCTTAACCAGATGTTTGAAATGTCATCTATGCCTGTTCAGGGCTTAGAAAGCATGATCGCTGCAAAAATTAAGGATGTGGTGGAGCTGTTTTACGAACGTGCTGCACCACAAAATCGATGGCATTTGGACTTGCATTGCTCATCACAGCCTTCACAATATCCAGTCTTTGCTATCCGCCCAGCAACACGGCACCTTTCGCATTCGGATGATGAGCAACTCATGGCTTTTGCTCGCCAGGCCGATATTCAAGCGTTTTTACAATGTCAGCAACCTAACTTCACATTTAGTTGGTTCACTGGGGAATATTGTCAAGCCAAGAGCCTGACAATCGAACTCGGGCAATTACGAGCGTTAGGTGAAAATGATCTCAGTGAATTTCACGAATTTTCTAGTGGAGTGGAAAGCCTACTGGCCCGTAGCCTTGTTCCAAACTTTGGTGAGAATAGAAAACAACCGATGGCGATTTATAACGTTGTGGAAGAACTCAGAAAACAGTCTGATGATTTAGTCTTTACCGCAACGCAAGCGCTGATAAATTTTGAGCCGTTGTATTTTAATCAAGAATACGCCATTCAAAATGGATTACCGCTCATTTGTGAATCGGGTCGGCATGCTTTAGTTTTTGCTAACCCCGATGTTGAAATAGGGCAACGTGCAGCGCTCTTAGTTGAACGAATCAGTTGA
- the btuC gene encoding vitamin B12 ABC transporter permease BtuC, with the protein MHFNQLIRSKRRLWTLPFIVLSVLLVVMSFAYLSVGELSLSLSQPMSELQQQIIVNLRLPRLIAAILLGASLAVAGATLQVLLGNPLAEPGVIGISGGASLAMVIALFFFPAVMTTYGAMLVAIIGALAFTFLIVSLAKAMRLSTGRLLLVGVALGILSSSVVTWAFYFSDNFNLRILMYWLMGSISGVTWPQVALGLIMLPCIVWLCCQARWLDMLMAGELHAKQLGLDVHKLRWQLIVFVSILVGCSVALGGVISFIGLVVPHLIRLAFGSENRYLLPLSAISGACLLVLADLLARISLSSAELPLGVMTTTLGAPVFIWMLLRNHDQRK; encoded by the coding sequence ATGCATTTCAATCAACTTATTCGCTCAAAGCGGCGATTGTGGACATTACCATTTATTGTGTTGTCAGTGCTCTTGGTAGTGATGAGCTTTGCATACCTGTCGGTTGGGGAATTATCCTTATCGCTGTCTCAACCTATGAGTGAGTTACAGCAGCAAATTATTGTTAATTTACGTTTACCTCGGCTGATCGCTGCGATTTTGTTGGGAGCATCACTGGCCGTAGCTGGCGCGACGTTACAAGTCTTACTGGGTAATCCATTGGCCGAGCCGGGTGTGATAGGCATTTCAGGCGGGGCAAGTTTAGCTATGGTGATCGCGCTGTTTTTCTTTCCAGCTGTCATGACGACATACGGCGCAATGTTGGTTGCCATTATTGGCGCATTAGCGTTTACTTTTTTAATTGTGAGTCTGGCAAAGGCAATGCGTTTATCAACCGGGCGATTACTTTTGGTAGGGGTTGCACTTGGGATTTTATCCAGTTCAGTCGTCACCTGGGCTTTTTATTTTAGTGATAACTTTAACCTGCGTATTTTGATGTACTGGTTAATGGGAAGCATCAGTGGAGTAACTTGGCCGCAAGTAGCGCTGGGGTTGATTATGCTGCCTTGCATTGTGTGGCTGTGTTGCCAGGCGCGTTGGTTGGATATGTTGATGGCGGGAGAGTTACACGCCAAACAACTAGGGTTAGATGTACATAAACTTCGTTGGCAACTGATTGTATTTGTGTCGATTTTGGTTGGCTGTTCAGTCGCATTAGGTGGGGTAATCAGCTTCATTGGTTTGGTCGTTCCGCATTTAATTCGTCTGGCCTTTGGCAGTGAAAATCGCTATTTGTTGCCATTGTCTGCCATTAGTGGGGCCTGTTTATTGGTGCTTGCTGATTTATTAGCGCGCATTTCTTTATCTAGTGCTGAATTACCGCTTGGCGTCATGACCACCACACTAGGCGCTCCCGTTTTTATATGGATGTTATTAAGAAATCATGATCAGCGTAAATAA
- a CDS encoding nucleoside triphosphate pyrophosphohydrolase family protein codes for MQLTLLTEQLYQHLYRDITEFRTTFDLPVNDLSSLDDKADTLHTSLAIEELTELAEADCKTEQADAIVDTVYVLMGRLVHRGDSQITSNIGMSYIIELLLHVAKNRGIDFLPCWDEVHSSNMSKVCRTEQEFIDTQDFYAKQGVELEGIQKGEYIIAKCAKDVDMQGKTVRKGKVLKSVYYRPADLASLTR; via the coding sequence ATGCAACTGACTCTTCTTACGGAGCAACTTTACCAACACCTTTATCGTGATATTACTGAGTTTCGTACCACCTTTGATCTCCCAGTCAACGACCTGTCTTCTCTAGATGATAAAGCCGATACCCTTCACACTTCGCTTGCCATTGAAGAACTGACTGAATTAGCGGAAGCAGATTGCAAAACAGAGCAAGCCGATGCCATTGTGGATACGGTTTATGTATTAATGGGTCGTTTGGTGCACCGTGGTGATAGCCAAATCACGAGTAACATTGGTATGAGTTATATCATTGAGCTTTTGCTTCATGTCGCTAAAAATCGCGGCATTGATTTCTTACCATGCTGGGACGAAGTTCATTCAAGCAACATGAGTAAGGTTTGTCGTACTGAACAAGAGTTTATCGACACTCAAGATTTTTACGCCAAGCAAGGTGTGGAATTAGAAGGTATTCAAAAAGGAGAATACATTATTGCTAAGTGCGCAAAAGATGTCGACATGCAAGGCAAAACAGTACGTAAAGGTAAGGTTCTAAAATCAGTTTACTACCGCCCTGCCGATCTCGCTTCGTTAACTCGATAG
- a CDS encoding LysR family transcriptional regulator, producing MNTKSLQYFVSVVDLGSFSRASEQLHIAQSALSISIKKLESALGLVLLHRHEKGVQLTDEGARLYKHAKQILRQLDDATLEMQELRGLSKGEVRLGVPSMMGSYFFPDILMAFKQQYPDLKLTIVDAGTQSIRKMLLDGDLDLGVILNENVPDSLDIEPLIEDDMLVVVSPEHEFAQRTSLSLTEFFSQELIMFKKGYFHREMVDRLCAQHGFEPNISIETNLIPMILKVVQKDFAIGALLRLVTEQEKGVVGIPFETPIRLKIGMAWRKSGYLSVADKAFMEFTKQALPALTGRAKS from the coding sequence ATGAATACCAAATCACTGCAATACTTTGTTTCGGTGGTTGATCTAGGCAGCTTTAGTCGAGCTTCAGAACAACTGCATATTGCGCAATCGGCTTTGAGCATTTCGATAAAAAAGCTCGAATCAGCGCTTGGATTAGTATTATTACATCGTCATGAAAAAGGCGTGCAATTGACGGATGAAGGGGCTCGGCTATACAAGCATGCCAAGCAGATTTTGCGTCAGCTTGATGATGCTACGCTCGAAATGCAGGAGTTAAGGGGGTTATCGAAAGGAGAAGTACGTCTCGGCGTGCCGAGTATGATGGGCTCGTATTTTTTCCCCGATATTTTGATGGCATTTAAACAGCAATATCCAGATCTGAAACTGACGATTGTGGATGCGGGTACACAGTCAATTCGAAAAATGCTACTAGACGGAGACTTGGATCTTGGTGTGATCTTAAATGAAAATGTACCGGATTCACTCGACATTGAACCTTTAATTGAAGATGACATGCTGGTGGTTGTGAGCCCAGAACATGAGTTTGCTCAGCGAACTTCATTGTCACTAACGGAATTTTTCTCACAAGAACTCATCATGTTTAAAAAAGGTTATTTTCATCGCGAAATGGTCGATCGTTTGTGTGCTCAGCATGGCTTTGAGCCCAATATTTCGATTGAAACCAATTTGATCCCTATGATTTTAAAAGTGGTACAAAAAGACTTCGCTATCGGAGCACTGTTAAGATTGGTGACAGAGCAGGAAAAAGGTGTTGTCGGCATTCCGTTTGAAACGCCGATTCGATTAAAAATTGGCATGGCGTGGCGTAAATCAGGCTATTTATCAGTGGCAGATAAAGCCTTTATGGAATTTACCAAGCAGGCTTTACCCGCACTCACCGGCAGAGCTAAAAGCTAA
- the btuD gene encoding vitamin B12 ABC transporter ATP-binding protein BtuD produces the protein MISVNNLAIEPRLLPLSINVAAGEKLHVIGPNGSGKSTLLAAIAGMLTYNGEVTINERSVHQCNLSELATIRAYLPQSGVPAFNMSVFHYLSLSIPQSAEASLVEKAIQTITHELAIESKLTKSIHHLSGGEWQRVRIAAVCIQAWPSINPHARMMLLDEPAAPLDVGQQSSLYKMMDLMSQQGLCVVVANHDLNRTLHHADNVLVLKSGIVKAYGKAEEVLTDSLVSQVFDSDVSRIEHQGRPFLIFN, from the coding sequence ATGATCAGCGTAAATAATCTGGCCATTGAACCGCGCCTGCTGCCATTAAGTATTAACGTCGCAGCAGGAGAAAAGCTCCATGTCATAGGCCCAAATGGCAGCGGTAAGAGTACGTTATTAGCCGCGATAGCCGGCATGCTGACTTATAACGGTGAGGTGACGATTAACGAACGCTCGGTTCATCAGTGTAATTTGAGTGAACTCGCCACTATTCGCGCTTATTTACCGCAATCGGGTGTTCCTGCCTTTAATATGTCGGTATTTCATTATTTAAGTTTGTCGATACCTCAATCAGCAGAGGCGTCATTGGTTGAGAAGGCGATTCAAACCATTACTCATGAACTGGCCATTGAATCTAAACTCACGAAATCGATTCATCATCTATCTGGCGGTGAGTGGCAGCGTGTGCGTATTGCGGCAGTCTGCATTCAAGCATGGCCGTCTATCAATCCTCATGCCCGTATGATGTTACTGGATGAACCCGCCGCACCGCTCGATGTAGGGCAACAAAGCTCGCTGTATAAAATGATGGATTTAATGTCTCAACAGGGATTGTGTGTTGTTGTGGCAAATCACGACCTTAATCGAACCTTACATCACGCGGATAACGTACTGGTGTTAAAAAGTGGCATAGTAAAAGCGTATGGTAAAGCCGAAGAGGTATTAACGGATAGCCTCGTGAGTCAAGTATTTGATAGTGATGTCAGTAGAATTGAGCATCAAGGAAGGCCATTTTTGATTTTTAACTAA
- a CDS encoding MFS transporter translates to MQSDSLKKVTFGLFIGSFISFCNLYLFQPLLPLIAEHYQVSATHVNWVLASATLTLAFSLVPWAIYSEKIGRRKIMLFSLYASPFAGLCILFSDQLTLLIAARALMGITLSGYISVAVAYMAEEFSPKVFLLAVGSYIGANSLGGITGRIYGGIVGEWLGWETAVAGMALFSLCVAVLVHLWVPAQKHFQASDTSLNQHIKNALLHTKNTKLWFAMLIGGLNFALFVNLYTVMGFRLVAAPFSLPVSLVSLIFLCYLTGTLTSKLSGQWSLRFSATSGMTLGTIVSLIGMLIALIPNLYAMFVSLIFISGGAFFTHSLAYAWVSSKAEQAKASATALYLVHYYAGGSLGGFYLIYCWQHGGWSMVALGGIVLYFAILGLVYLLNRIEQAA, encoded by the coding sequence ATGCAATCGGATTCATTAAAGAAAGTCACGTTTGGTTTATTCATTGGTTCGTTCATTTCTTTCTGCAACCTTTACCTATTCCAGCCATTACTGCCTTTGATTGCTGAGCATTATCAAGTGTCTGCTACCCATGTAAATTGGGTTTTAGCTTCGGCAACTTTAACCTTAGCTTTCTCACTTGTGCCGTGGGCGATTTACTCTGAAAAAATTGGCCGCCGCAAAATCATGTTGTTTAGCCTGTATGCTTCCCCATTTGCTGGCCTATGTATTCTCTTTTCTGATCAATTAACGCTATTGATCGCCGCACGCGCTTTAATGGGCATTACCTTATCTGGCTATATTTCCGTGGCCGTTGCTTATATGGCTGAGGAGTTCAGTCCTAAAGTCTTTTTACTGGCGGTTGGTTCTTATATCGGAGCCAATTCACTCGGTGGAATCACCGGCCGAATTTATGGCGGTATTGTGGGTGAATGGTTGGGCTGGGAAACGGCTGTTGCAGGCATGGCATTATTTAGCCTTTGCGTTGCGGTACTTGTGCATTTATGGGTGCCAGCGCAAAAGCACTTTCAAGCCTCAGATACATCGTTAAATCAGCATATTAAAAATGCGCTGCTGCATACAAAAAACACCAAACTCTGGTTTGCCATGTTAATTGGTGGATTAAATTTTGCGTTATTCGTTAACCTTTACACGGTAATGGGGTTCCGTTTAGTGGCCGCGCCATTTTCACTGCCTGTCAGCTTGGTTTCTTTAATATTTTTATGTTACTTAACCGGTACACTCACGTCGAAATTGAGTGGCCAATGGAGCTTACGCTTTAGTGCCACCAGCGGTATGACATTAGGTACGATTGTCAGCTTAATTGGCATGTTGATTGCCCTCATCCCAAACCTATACGCTATGTTTGTTTCTCTCATCTTCATTAGTGGCGGCGCATTTTTTACTCATTCATTAGCTTATGCCTGGGTCAGCTCTAAAGCCGAACAAGCAAAAGCCAGTGCCACCGCTTTGTATCTCGTGCATTACTATGCTGGAGGTAGCTTAGGAGGCTTTTATCTTATTTACTGTTGGCAGCATGGCGGCTGGAGTATGGTTGCTCTCGGAGGCATTGTGCTGTATTTCGCCATTCTAGGATTGGTATACCTGTTAAATCGAATAGAACAAGCTGCCTAA